The segment TCCGTGTGCAGGATCTGGGGAAAGATGGAGGCTGGGTTGTCCTCGATCCATTCCTCGATGTAGCCGCTCTCCAGGATGCCGTCGACCTCGATGCGGTGGAGCCGGCTCTGGACTTCCGTGACCAGGTGGGGGTTGGCGATGCCCTGGAGGTAGCAAACCGCCACCTGGGTGTGGGTGACACGGCCCACCCGTACCTGTTCGACCTTTAAGCGAATGTCCGCGAGCCTACGCCGGATCAGGCTGATGTTGGTCTGGAGGTCTTCAGTGAAGCCGTCCCGCGGTCCGCGGATGACGGGCTCCATGGAGGGCTCTTCCACGGATCGCTCCGGCAGCTTGCGCATGTCGATGTTGAGGGCGTCGGTGCAGCCGTCCACCAGGAGGACCACGCTGCCGGAGAGGATGCCCTTAAGCAGGCCATCGATGGTCTTGGCCCGCATGTTGCCCGTGGTGGGCAGGACGCGCTCCGTGAGCACCTTTTGGAGGCGCCGTCCCCGGGGCAGCCGCTCGCTGCGCACCCGCAGGATGGGCGCCAGGACGAATTCCTGCACCGCTCGGGTGTCCACGAGCCCCTCAATGAAGAGCAGGGCCACACCCGCCCCGTTGCGCAGCCAGATCCTGCGGACCACAAAGTCGTCGATCCGCTCGAGGGCGCGCTTGAAGAGCTGGACATCCTCCTGGAGGCGGCCCGTCAGGCTGCGACGCCCCACCAACAAGGTCCGGTCCAGGGTCGAGCGCAGGTCCTGAAGGCTCGTCTCCAGGTGCCGTAAGGAGCCCTCCAGATGACGCCAATCCCTGTCCTGACCTCCAGGCTTTCGGTACCAGGGTCCCGGACGGAAGAACAGCGGCATGGTCCCACCCCCAGGGACGGCCGGTCAGCCGGTCGCCGGCACCTACCATTCCGCGCTTAGGTTGACGGGGATGTCGCAGGGTCATGCCCGAGGCGCCCCTGCCGGCTGTTGCAAAAGCAGAACCGGATTGGCGGTGACTGCCATCCGGTTCTGCCTAGAGCAAAAGCCCGGGAGCTTTAGCTCCCGGGCTGGGAACGGCTGAAGAAACCCGGTTGGTTCCGGGCTTCTTCGGTGCGCCGTGGAGGATTTGAACCCCCGACCTGCTGATCCGTAGTCAGCCGCTCTATCCGGACTGAGCTAACGGCGCACGAGTAGGCTTGGCGCTCAGCGGAAGGGGAGGGATTCGAACCCTCGGAGGGGCTTTAAAGGCCCCTCAACCGCTTAGCAGGCGGCTCCTTTCGACCTCTCAGGCACCCTTCCCGGCGACAGCCCCAATGTTAGCACAGGCTTGCGGGCGGTGCAACCCGCGCCCCTCGTCGGACTGCATCAAGCTTCGGTAGGTGGATCCCCCCGACCCATGCTCCGGTTACGCCACAGAAAGGCCGGCCAGGTGCCGTAACGCCTGCACCCACTCACGGTCCGCATGCGGCCCGTAGAGCGCCGGGATCCGCACCCGCAGCCACTGGGCGACATCCTCCACGTCGCTCCGACTCAGGCGCTGCCCGAACAGCCGGCCTTGCGGGGTCGACACCACCGGTGGCGCCTGGCGGCGCTGCCAGACCGGACGCGCATAGCGCTCGAGCTCCCCATTTGCTCGGGCCGCCAACAGGCGGGCCAGGTGCCGTGCCCCGCCTTCGCTCCACGACGCTCCCCGTCGCTTCATCCGCCGGGCCAGCACGTGGTAAT is part of the Thermaerobacter subterraneus DSM 13965 genome and harbors:
- a CDS encoding spore germination protein — translated: MPLFFRPGPWYRKPGGQDRDWRHLEGSLRHLETSLQDLRSTLDRTLLVGRRSLTGRLQEDVQLFKRALERIDDFVVRRIWLRNGAGVALLFIEGLVDTRAVQEFVLAPILRVRSERLPRGRRLQKVLTERVLPTTGNMRAKTIDGLLKGILSGSVVLLVDGCTDALNIDMRKLPERSVEEPSMEPVIRGPRDGFTEDLQTNISLIRRRLADIRLKVEQVRVGRVTHTQVAVCYLQGIANPHLVTEVQSRLHRIEVDGILESGYIEEWIEDNPASIFPQILHTERPDVVAGALLEGRVAIVTDGTPFVLVVPISLWTLLQTTEDYNVRFVATTALRWLRYLFTMVALLLPSLYVAITTYHPEMLPTPLLMTVAASREGIPFPAVVEALLVEIIFEALREAGVRLPRTIGQAVSIVGAIVIGEAAVMAGIVSAPMVIIVATTGIANFTIARFNLAYAIRLLRFPLMLLAGLLGLYGVIVGLMAILIHLAGLRSFGYPYLAPVGPLNTPDLKDVAVRAPHWAMTERPTHLARRNWHRARPGLQPSARRWPGLGGAP